Within the Candidatus Methylomirabilota bacterium genome, the region CCCGACTTCGACGCCCGCGAGAACGTCATGCTGCCGGTGCTGATCCGCGGCGGCGACCAGCCGGCGGCGCGCAGCCGTGCCGAGCAGGTGCTCGGCGCGCTTGGCCTCGCCGCCCGTCTGGAGCACCGCCCGTCGAAGCTCTCCGGCGGCGAGCAGCAACGCGTCGCGGTCGCCCGCGCGCTGGCGAACCGCCCGCCGCTGGTGCTCGCCGACGAGCCCACCGGCAACCTCGACGAGGAGATGGCGGCCGAGATCATCGGGCTGGTAAAGGACATCTGGAGCCGGGGCACCACCGTGGTCTTCGCGACGCATCAGGCCCGCCTGGTCCCCCAGCTCAAGCGCCGCACCCTCCGCCTCGAAGGCGGCCGCCTGGTCAAGGACGAGGGATGACGACCCGCCCGCGCCGGGTTGCCCCGACCGAGATGGCCCACGGTCAACATGGCTCAGCCATGTTGAAGATGAGTTGAAGATGAAAGGAAGTCACGGCTGCAGCCCACGCCGCAGATCACGGACGGCCGCATGCTGAGCTTCATCTTCAGCGAGGCGATGCGCGACCTGCGACGGGCGGGTCGCGTCGGGGTCAGCGCGATACTCCTCATCGCGCTCTCGCTCACCGCGCTCGGCGGCTTCTGGCTGCTCTCGCTCAATCTCGGCCGTGCCATCGATCAGTGGGGCGATCGCGTACGTGTCATCGTGTACCTGAAGGACGAGCCGCCCGCGGCGCGCGTCGACGAGGTGCTGCAGAAGATCGAGGCGGTGGGCGGGATCCAGCGCGTGCGCTTCGTCTCCAAGGCTGACGCCCTGCGCGTGCTCAAGCGCTCGCTCGGCAGCCAGGCCGACGTGGCCGAGCAGCTGCCGCGCAATCCGCTGCCCGCCTCGGTCGAGGTGACGCCGGACGCGGGGACCGCCACCCCCGAAGGCACGCGCGCCCTGGTGGCGCGGCTGGTGGCGCTGCCCGAGGTCGAGGAGGTGCAGAGCGGCAGCCAGTGGGTCGACGGTCTCGCGCAGTTCCGGCGCCTGTTCCAGGGCGTGGGGCTGGCGATCGGCGCGGTGCTGGCGGTGGCCGCGATCCTCACCGTGACGACCGCGACCACGCTGGTGCTGCACCTGCGGCGCGACGAGATGGAGATCATGCGCCTGGTGGGCGCGACCGAGCGGGTGATCCGCTGGCCGCGGCTGCTCCAGGGCATGGCCCAGGGCCTGGTGGCGTCGATCGTGGCGCTGGCCGCGCTCGAGCTGGCCTATGCCGTCGCGGTGCCTCGGCTCGAGCCGTTGCTGCCGGTCACCATCGGCCTGGAACGGGTGCTCTTCCTCTCCCCCTGGCAAGCCCTCGCCCTCATCGCAGCCGGCAGCATGCTGGGCGCGGTCGGCGGTATGCTGGCGCGCGGGCGGGCCCAGGCGTGATGCGCGCGCGTCGGCTCGGCTGGGCGCTCGTGATGGCGCCGGCCCTGCTCCTGCCCGCTTCCGTCCATGCCCAGGCCAAGCGCGAGACGGCGGCCGACGTGGGCGACAAGCAGCGCGACCTGCAGCAGACGCAGAAGCGGCTCAAGGAGGAGCGCCAGAAGGCGGCCGACGCCCGCAAGCGCGAGGCCAGCGTGCTGAGCGAGCTCGAGGCCATCGATGAGCGGCTCGCCGAGAAGCGCAAGCAAGTGGCCACCCTCGACGGCCGGATGCGCCGCGCCCAGGCCGACATCGGCGAGCTGCAAGGGGAGATCGGGCGCCTGCAGACCCGACGCTCCGGGCAGGAGGAGGTGCTGGGGCGTCGGCTCCGCGCTCTCTACAAGCTCCAGGCCCAGGGCGGGGTGCTGCCGATCGTGCTCTCGGGCGACGATCCGGTCACCCAGGCGGTCCAGCTTCGCCATCTGACCACCCTGGCCACGGTAGACGCTCACCTCATTCGAGAGTATCGTGGCACTTCCGAGGCGATGGCGGATCGGAAGAGCCGCCTCGAGGCCCGCGGAAAGGAGCTGGCGTCGCTCCGCTCGGACGCCGAGCGCGAGCGGCTCGAGGTCGACCAGGAAGCGGCCAAGCGGCGCGCGCTGCTGTCGCGCATCCAGGACGAGCGGGCGTACCACGACCGGATGGTGAGCGAGCTGTCCGAAGCGACCCGGCGGCTCGAGGCGTTCATCCGCGACCTCCAGGAGAAGCAGCGGCGCGCGCTGGCGAAGGCGCCGACGCCCAGCCGGCCGGCCCGTCCGGCGCCGGGTGATTCCCCGGGAGTGTCCGGCACCGGGTTCGCGGCGCTTCGCGGCCGACTCTCCTGGCCGGCGGACGGGCGAGTGGTGGCCGAGTACGGGCCGCAGGTGAACCCGCGGTTCGGGACGAAGACGTTCCGCAACGGGATCGACATCGAGGCGAGCGAGGGCTCGAGCATCGCGGCGGTGTTCCCGGGCCACGTCGTCTACACGGGGTGGTTCCGGGGTTACGGCAATCTGATCATCGTGGATCACGGCGGCGAGTACTACACGATCTACGCCCACGCGGCGGATATCCGGGTCGCCGAGGGCGACGAGGTGAAGCAGGGACAGATCATCGGCACGGTGGGGGACACCGGCTCGCTCCAGGGGCCGCGACTGTACTTCGAGGTGCGGCACGCGGGGAAGCCGCAGGATCCGGCGCACTGGCTCCGACCCAAAGGGTAGCGCAGGGCGGGGTGCAGCCGAAGGCGAGCCAAGCGCATTTGGTAGGCGAGGTGCAGCCGCAGGCGAGCCGAGCGCATTTGAAAAAGAAGCAAGCGAAATAGGCACGACAGAGCACTCACGGAGGCGTACACGATGCGGCCGATCCGGCACATGAAGAAGGTGGTCTTGATCTCGGGCCTGCTGTTGGTGCTCACCCTGTCGCTCGGCGGCGGGGTGGCGAGCAAGGGCAACGACACCGCGGCCACCTACGAGAACCTGCGGCTGTTCACCGAGGTGCTCTCGATCGTGCAGAGCCAGTACGTGGATGAGGTCCCGCCCAAGGACATCATCTACAACGCGATCAAGGGGACGCTTCGAGGGCTCGACCCCCACTCGTCGTTCCTGGATCCCGAGATGTACCGGGAGATGCAGGTCGAGACGAGCGGCTCCTTCGGGGGGCTCGGCATCGAGATCACGCTCCGGGACGACGTGCTGACGGTGGTGGCGCCGATCGAGGGCACTCCCGCCTACCGCGCGGGCATCCAGCCGGGCGACCGCATCCTCAAGATCGAGGGGCTGTCCACCAAGGACATGCAATTGGCCGACGCGGTCAAGCGCATGCGGGGGAAGCCGGGCAGCAAGATCACCATCAGCATCGTGCGCGAAGGCTGGTCCGAGCCGAAGGACTTCCTGATCACCCGCGAGCAGATCCGCGTGCATTCGGTGAAGAACAACCAGCTCGAGCCCGGCATCGAGTACATCCGCTTGCGCCAGTTCCAGGAGCAGACCGCCAACGACCTGGATACCGCGCTGGACAAGTACGCGAAGGAAGGCAAGATCCAGGGCCTCGTGCTCGACCTCCGCAACAACCCGGGCGGTCTGCTGACCTCCGCGGTGGAGGTAACCGAGAAGTTCCTCGAGCCCGGCAAGCTGGTGGTCTACACCGAGGGGCGCGTGCGCAACCAGAACATGCGGTTCTCCTCGAACTCCAAGCGAGCCTACACCGACTTCCCGATCGTGGTCCTCGTCAACCAGGGCAGCGCGTCGGCCTCCGAGATCGTGGCGGGCGCGCTGCAGGACTGGGGGCGCGCGGTGGTCCTCGGCACGCAGAGCTTCGGCAAGGGCTCGGTGCAGACGATCATCCCGCTCTCGGACGGCTCCGGGCTGCGGCTGACCACCGCGAAGTACTTCACCCCGAAGGGCCGCTCCATCCACGGCAAGGGCATCACGCCGGACATCGTGGTCGAGGGCCCGAAGACCACCGCGCCGGTGTCGGGCGGCGACAAGGACAACCCGGCGCCGACTCCGCCGCCGGTGACCGAGACGCCCCAGGAGCAGCTCAAGCGCGATCCGCAGCTGCAGCGAGCGCTCGACCTGCTCAAGGCCATGAAGATCCTCGACAAGAGCCGGCCGGGGCCGGCAGGTCCGCAGGCGCAAGCCCGCTAGGCCAGGCGGAACGTCGACCCGATGCCGGCGAGGGTGTGGCAGGCTCTCGCCGGCATCATCATGTTGCTGCTGATCGCGGTGGTGGGACTCGACCAGTGGCAGGCGCGTCGCGGGGAGGCGAGCCTTTTCGGATCCGATCTGCTCGCCCGCCGCGAATCCCGCCCCGCCCCGCCGGACGTGAGCCCGCGCGGGCGGCCGCTGGTCGCCGAGTCCGCGGCGCCTCCGCCCGGCGCCCCGCGGGTGGCCATCATCGTGGACGAGCTCGGCGGCCGACGCGACGTCTTCGATTCGCTTCGGGAGATTCGGCGTCCGCTGACCGTGGCAGTGCAGCCGGCCCTGCCGCTGTCGGGCGCCATCGCGAGAGACGCGGTGCGGTCGGGCATGGAGGTGTTGCTGGACCTGCCGATGGAGCCCTACCGTTATCCAGAGCTGGATCCGGGGCCGGGCGTGCTGCTCATGTCGATGCCGCCCGGGGAGATCCGGCAGATGGTGGTATCGCATATCGCGTCGGTCGGCCCGGCGGTCGGAGTAATCAACCGGATGGGCTCCCGGCTCACCGAGGATCGGCCGCGCATGCGCGCGATGCTCGAGGTGCTGGCGGCGCGGCGCCTCCTCCTGGTCGACGCCTATACCTCGAGCCAGTCGGTGGCCTACGACGAAGCGCACGAGGCGGGGGTGCGGGCGGCCCGGCGGCAGATCCTGGTGGACCACGCGGGCGGAGAAGCGGGGGACCGGGCGCGCTGGGACGAGGTGGCGGGCTGGGCCGAGCGGCGCGGTGAGGTGACAGTGGTCGTGCACGACCATCCGCTCGCGGTCCGGCTGCTCAAGGAGTACGTGCCCCGCTGGGAAGCCCGCGGGCTGCGCCTGGTACCCGTATCGTACGTGGCGCGCTAATCTATACGTCATGATCGTGCTCGGAATCGAGACCTCGTGCGATGAGACCTCCGCCGCCGTCGTGGACGGCGGGCGCAAGGTCCTGTCCAACGTGGTGGCCTCGCAGGACGACGTGCACGCGCCCTACGGCGGCGTGGTCCCGGAGCTGGCCTCGCGGCGCCACCTCGACGTCTTGATGCCGGTGGTGCGCCGCGCGCTGGAGACCGCCGGGACGTCCCTCGACGACATCGACGGCCTCGCGGTCACCTACGGACCCGGGCTGGTGGGCTCGTTGCTGGTCGGCTGCTCGGCTGCCAAGGCCCTGGCCTACGCGCGCCGCCGTCCGCTCGTCGGGGTGAACCACCTGGAGGGTCACATCCACGCTGCGTTCCTGGAGGGCGATCCGCCCATCCATCCGTTCCTCGCCCTGGTCGTCTCGGGCGGCCACACCGCGCTGTACCTGGCCCGCGAGCCGCGGCGGTACGAGCGGATCGGCCAGACGCGCGACGACGCGGCCGGCGAGGCCTTCGACAAGGTGGCCAAGCTGCTCGGCCTCGGCTTCCCGGGTGGGCCCGCGATCGAGCGGGTGGCCCGGTCGGGCGATCCGCGCGCGATCGTCTTCCCGACCGCGAACATGACCGACGGAGCCCCGGACTTCTCGTTCAGCGGGATCAAGACCGCGGTCTCGCTCCACGTGCGGCGCACCGGGCCGCTCGATGCGCCTCGCGTCGCCGACGTGGCCGCCTCGTTCCAGGCCACCGCGGTGAAGATGCTCGTGCGCAAGACCGTCCGGGCCACGCTCCGGTCCGGGGTGAAGCGCATCGTCCTCACCGGCGGGGTGGCCGCCAACAGCGCGCTCCGCGAGTCGCTGGAGGCCGAGTGCCGCGAGCGCGGGTGGATCCTCCACGTGCCGTCGCGCCGGCTTTGCACCGATAACGCGGCGATGATCGCCGCGGCCGGCCACGACCGCCTGGAAGCGGGTGAGCGCGCCCCGCTCTCCCTGAACGCGGTGCCCGACCTGGCGCTGGCATGAGCGGCGGCCGGCGCTGAGCGCACGCGGCATGCCCCGCCTGGACTACGAGACCCTCGTTGCGGGTCTGCCCGACGCGGTGGTGGGGGTGGACGATGGGCTGCGCGTGATGCTCTGGAACCCCGCCGCGGAAGCCCTGCTCGGTCGATCGGCGCGGCGGACCATCGGCCGCGCGCTGAAGGAGATCTTCCCGCCCGACACCTCGCTGGTGCGCCACCTGGGCGATACCCTGGCCACTGGCGAGAGCCGCTCGGAGTCGGAGGCGGTGGTCGAGGGCGGCGACGGCCGGCCGGTGCACGTCAGCATCGTCACCGCGCCGCTGGCCCGGAGCGGAGACGTCGAGGCGGCGGTCGCGGTGATTCGCGACGTGTCGCGCCTGCACCAGCTCGAGTCCGAGGTGCGGCGCGGCGAGACCCTCGCCGCGGCGGGCCAGATCGCGATCGGCCTCGCTCACGAGATTCGCAATCCGCTCGGCGCCATCCGGGGCGCGGTCCAGCTCATGCGGCGCGAGCTGGGGGACGACGCCCGCCTGGGCGAGTACACCGACGTCCTGCTGAAAGAAGTGGACCGGGTCAACCGGATCCTCGAGATGCTCCTCGACATCAGCCGACCGGTGACCCTGCGCCCGGTGCCCCTGAACGTGCACCAGCTGCTGGAGCGCGTGGCGCTGCTCTCCGAGGAGATGGCGAGCCGGCGCCGCGTCCAGATCGTGCGGCGCTACGATCCGAGCCTGCCTCCGATCCTGGCCGACGAGGATCGCATCCTGCAGGTCTTCCACAACCTGGTGCGGAACGCGATCGAGGCCATGGCCGACGGCGGCCGCCTGACCCTCGTCACGCGGCCCAGCATGAACCCGCTCTTCACCAAGGTGGATCTGGGCCACGGCCAGCGAAGCATGGCCGAGATCCAGGTCATCGACGAGGGCCAGGGCATCCCGGAAGCCACCCGGGCCCGCCTCTTCACTCCGTTCTTCACCACCAAGGACAAGGGCCTCGGGCTCGGCCTGGCCCTCTGCCACCGCATCATCGAGGAGCACCACGGCGGGATCCACATCACGAGCGAGCCGAGCCGCGGCACCGCCGTCTCCTGCTTCCTCCCGATCGCCCGATAAGCACGTGACTGGCCAGATTCTCATCGCCGACGACGAGGACAGCCTCCGCTGGGTGCTGGAGAAGGGCTTCCGCAACGCCGGCTACCAGGTCACCGCGGTCAGGGACGGCGCCAGCGCGCTGAAGGAGGTCGAGAACGCGCCGTTCGACCTCATCCTGCTCGACGTGCGCATGCCCGGCATCGACGGGCTGGCGCTGCTCAAGCAGGTGCGCGCAAGGCGGCCGGACGCGCAGGTCGTGATCATGACCGCCCACGGCACCATGGAGACCGCGGTCCAGGCCATGCAGGACGGGGCCTACGACTACCTCGCCAAGCCCTTCGACCTGGACGAGGCGCTGCTGCTCGCCGAGCGCGCGCTGACCGCGCGCCGGCTCACCCAGGAGATCAGCGCGCTTCGCTCGGGCCTCAAGGAGGTCTGGGAGTTCGGCGCGCTGGTCGGGCGCCACCCCACGATGCAGGAGGTCTACAAGGTCATCGGCCGGGTGGCGGCCAGCGACGTGAGCGTGCTGCTGCGCGGCGAGTCCGGCACCGGCAAGGAGGTGGTGGCGCGCGCGCTGCACCACTACAGCCGGCGCGCGGGACGGCCCTTCATGGGCATCTCGGCCGCGGCCATTCCGCTGACCTTGCTGGAGTCCGAGCTGTTCGGCCACGAGAAGGGCGCCTTCACGGACGCCAAGGAGCGACGGCTCGGCAAGCTCGAGCTGGCCCACGGCGGGTCGGTGTTCTTCGACGAGATCGGCGATATGCCGCCCGAGCTGCAGGTGAAGCTCCTGCGCGCGCTGCAGGAGCGCGCCTTCGAGCGGGTGGGCGGCCACGAGCTGATGCGCATGGACGTGCGGGTGCTCGCGGCGACCCATCGGGATCTCGAAGGCATGATGAAGGAGGGTCGCTTCCGGGAGGACCTGTTCTACCGCCTGAACGTGGTCACGCTGTCGCTGCCCGCCCTGCGCGACCGCCGCGGCGACAT harbors:
- the tsaD gene encoding tRNA (adenosine(37)-N6)-threonylcarbamoyltransferase complex transferase subunit TsaD, translated to MIVLGIETSCDETSAAVVDGGRKVLSNVVASQDDVHAPYGGVVPELASRRHLDVLMPVVRRALETAGTSLDDIDGLAVTYGPGLVGSLLVGCSAAKALAYARRRPLVGVNHLEGHIHAAFLEGDPPIHPFLALVVSGGHTALYLAREPRRYERIGQTRDDAAGEAFDKVAKLLGLGFPGGPAIERVARSGDPRAIVFPTANMTDGAPDFSFSGIKTAVSLHVRRTGPLDAPRVADVAASFQATAVKMLVRKTVRATLRSGVKRIVLTGGVAANSALRESLEAECRERGWILHVPSRRLCTDNAAMIAAAGHDRLEAGERAPLSLNAVPDLALA
- a CDS encoding divergent polysaccharide deacetylase family protein, whose product is MPARVWQALAGIIMLLLIAVVGLDQWQARRGEASLFGSDLLARRESRPAPPDVSPRGRPLVAESAAPPPGAPRVAIIVDELGGRRDVFDSLREIRRPLTVAVQPALPLSGAIARDAVRSGMEVLLDLPMEPYRYPELDPGPGVLLMSMPPGEIRQMVVSHIASVGPAVGVINRMGSRLTEDRPRMRAMLEVLAARRLLLVDAYTSSQSVAYDEAHEAGVRAARRQILVDHAGGEAGDRARWDEVAGWAERRGEVTVVVHDHPLAVRLLKEYVPRWEARGLRLVPVSYVAR
- a CDS encoding ABC transporter permease, encoding MLSFIFSEAMRDLRRAGRVGVSAILLIALSLTALGGFWLLSLNLGRAIDQWGDRVRVIVYLKDEPPAARVDEVLQKIEAVGGIQRVRFVSKADALRVLKRSLGSQADVAEQLPRNPLPASVEVTPDAGTATPEGTRALVARLVALPEVEEVQSGSQWVDGLAQFRRLFQGVGLAIGAVLAVAAILTVTTATTLVLHLRRDEMEIMRLVGATERVIRWPRLLQGMAQGLVASIVALAALELAYAVAVPRLEPLLPVTIGLERVLFLSPWQALALIAAGSMLGAVGGMLARGRAQA
- a CDS encoding S41 family peptidase, with the protein product MRPIRHMKKVVLISGLLLVLTLSLGGGVASKGNDTAATYENLRLFTEVLSIVQSQYVDEVPPKDIIYNAIKGTLRGLDPHSSFLDPEMYREMQVETSGSFGGLGIEITLRDDVLTVVAPIEGTPAYRAGIQPGDRILKIEGLSTKDMQLADAVKRMRGKPGSKITISIVREGWSEPKDFLITREQIRVHSVKNNQLEPGIEYIRLRQFQEQTANDLDTALDKYAKEGKIQGLVLDLRNNPGGLLTSAVEVTEKFLEPGKLVVYTEGRVRNQNMRFSSNSKRAYTDFPIVVLVNQGSASASEIVAGALQDWGRAVVLGTQSFGKGSVQTIIPLSDGSGLRLTTAKYFTPKGRSIHGKGITPDIVVEGPKTTAPVSGGDKDNPAPTPPPVTETPQEQLKRDPQLQRALDLLKAMKILDKSRPGPAGPQAQAR
- a CDS encoding ATP-binding protein, with the protein product MPRLDYETLVAGLPDAVVGVDDGLRVMLWNPAAEALLGRSARRTIGRALKEIFPPDTSLVRHLGDTLATGESRSESEAVVEGGDGRPVHVSIVTAPLARSGDVEAAVAVIRDVSRLHQLESEVRRGETLAAAGQIAIGLAHEIRNPLGAIRGAVQLMRRELGDDARLGEYTDVLLKEVDRVNRILEMLLDISRPVTLRPVPLNVHQLLERVALLSEEMASRRRVQIVRRYDPSLPPILADEDRILQVFHNLVRNAIEAMADGGRLTLVTRPSMNPLFTKVDLGHGQRSMAEIQVIDEGQGIPEATRARLFTPFFTTKDKGLGLGLALCHRIIEEHHGGIHITSEPSRGTAVSCFLPIAR
- a CDS encoding ATP-binding cassette domain-containing protein translates to PDFDARENVMLPVLIRGGDQPAARSRAEQVLGALGLAARLEHRPSKLSGGEQQRVAVARALANRPPLVLADEPTGNLDEEMAAEIIGLVKDIWSRGTTVVFATHQARLVPQLKRRTLRLEGGRLVKDEG
- a CDS encoding sigma-54 dependent transcriptional regulator, whose translation is MTGQILIADDEDSLRWVLEKGFRNAGYQVTAVRDGASALKEVENAPFDLILLDVRMPGIDGLALLKQVRARRPDAQVVIMTAHGTMETAVQAMQDGAYDYLAKPFDLDEALLLAERALTARRLTQEISALRSGLKEVWEFGALVGRHPTMQEVYKVIGRVAASDVSVLLRGESGTGKEVVARALHHYSRRAGRPFMGISAAAIPLTLLESELFGHEKGAFTDAKERRLGKLELAHGGSVFFDEIGDMPPELQVKLLRALQERAFERVGGHELMRMDVRVLAATHRDLEGMMKEGRFREDLFYRLNVVTLSLPALRDRRGDIPLLAEHFLAKYAESLGERAVAADAMDRLVGYDWPGNVRELENVIQRAMVMASSGVIMPEHLPIGPVSAAAAVTADASLEEIIERKMRDCVRGLRGHASANLHGLMVGLVEKPLLRAVMHETKGNQVRAAQLLGINRNTLRKKLKEHGIDPDTV
- a CDS encoding peptidoglycan DD-metalloendopeptidase family protein; translation: MRARRLGWALVMAPALLLPASVHAQAKRETAADVGDKQRDLQQTQKRLKEERQKAADARKREASVLSELEAIDERLAEKRKQVATLDGRMRRAQADIGELQGEIGRLQTRRSGQEEVLGRRLRALYKLQAQGGVLPIVLSGDDPVTQAVQLRHLTTLATVDAHLIREYRGTSEAMADRKSRLEARGKELASLRSDAERERLEVDQEAAKRRALLSRIQDERAYHDRMVSELSEATRRLEAFIRDLQEKQRRALAKAPTPSRPARPAPGDSPGVSGTGFAALRGRLSWPADGRVVAEYGPQVNPRFGTKTFRNGIDIEASEGSSIAAVFPGHVVYTGWFRGYGNLIIVDHGGEYYTIYAHAADIRVAEGDEVKQGQIIGTVGDTGSLQGPRLYFEVRHAGKPQDPAHWLRPKG